The Branchiostoma floridae strain S238N-H82 chromosome 7, Bfl_VNyyK, whole genome shotgun sequence region AACtacaacattttcgagaaaacgAAGGATGTTTCCCTCTAGACTACCTTATATTTGCTGTAACAGCTGATATCTTGTTCGTATTTGCCCTGGCTTACTGGCATACCTGACAcgccccgaccgaagtcaggtaccctgGGTTCAGTGAATTTAAGTgaagaaggtcgtgtaaagtgcctttcccaaaagcACAGCGTCGGGGGTACCGCGGGGATAGAACTCGGGACCTATACTAGTAGATTCCGagtcgaacgctctaccagttacgccacacacgacgccacgaGGGTTGAAaggagatgatgatgacaggGAATCTTTCGCGGTGCCCAACAGCCATTCCAAATACAGTACTAaagactgatgatgatgatgagatgatatagagagagagagagagaactggtttatttatttaaacacacaatgccatgtacaagattatagtccgaggactaaattgcctcgtacattgTACAGGAGAGGCTGGCGCTTAGGACTAAACACAATGGAatgtcctgcctaagtgccttAATCTAAatatacttatcacaattttcactaaactttacaatttaaaattgtGGGTCTACACACCatcaagtaaatatatatctatgtcaattataaaatcgatctcattctgaatgattaaaatgtgacacttcaaaGACTAGTGTGAGTTTAACAGATCGATACAATAAGGCAGCGTGGTATTCCTGAAACGCGATGTTCGGCACTTAAACTGGCTGACCTGCCACAGCCTGCGCCATGAGCACAGTCGTTGCGGTGAATCTGTAGTCGGTCATCAGCTGGATAAACCGGTCACGTGTGTAGATCGGGTCGTCCGAGTCGGGGTTCATGTACTGGTCTATCACGGGCTGCACGATGTTGTCTACATTGCCGTCCTGGGGAAAGGGAAGAGTGACAACATGAAAACGGAGGGCTTGGAGGAAAATTTGTTATCTGCCTACAGGGTGAGCATTCACACCCAGAGAAGTTTTGTGTACCTAAGTACAGGTTTCCCCTCAGagtatctatctgtatctgtatctatatagccggtataaccgccgttcggcgtaacacaccaacttcacaggtacgcggcgcggcagcagctggttatactacaCTGACTGACCCGTCAAACCTGACTTTTGTGGATCTCTCTGCAAGCGTGcgaattttttaacacatcactAGGTTTGTAACTCTGGCACTTGAAGGCATGACAGTTTCAAGTCTGTTCAGATTATGAAGGAAGCCAGAATTTGTCGGGTCTAAACTTAACACTCACAGGAAATTGGGCGGCGATAAAGTTGAGTTGGGCAGGCAGAATCTCCTCGAACACAGTCCTGTCCAGGCCGTCCGCGGTCACCTGCGGGACTGCAGCCAATAGCCCGTAGCTGAACTCGCCGTCCATGGTACCCAGGAGGTAGTCTACCTCGTTAACCTGCTTCTTGTACATAATGTCCTGGATTAAAATGGGAATGAAACATTAAAatgtcatatactagtagtggaTTTGTATGAGGTAGTATACATGGATTCAGGCGTTCTGGGTTTGAACCATCCCAGCAGGTGCCGAAGGAAAAGGCACCAACCATCGACAAAGATATAACATACTAGCAGCCTTCTCCATTACAAGGCAGTTTTTGCAAGGCATACGATTGAAGACCTCAAGAATATTTCAGCTTGTGATCGTTCAACGTATGTAATCGTACCCTTGCTGTTTTACATTAAGTCTTATATTTGGCCTTTGTCGGTCAGTATTTGCCATGGTCTAAACATATATAATCAGTTCTACAGCCATATGACTAAGCAGTCCTATTCGATAAAGCCACTCTCTGTCACATGAGGCACATCTACAAACTGAACAACACAAGACTAGGAGATAGCACGAGACAAGACAAGACTTGATAGAAAAAACCTACCCACAGATCGTCTGCATCTGGTAAGAAGGATCCTCCGACTATCGGAACCGGAGCATCAAGTTCCAACAAGTCGTGGGCTGGTTTGCTGGGGACGAGAAAAAATCTTGTTTGAGAAGTAACTAAAGTCGTACATCTTTGCCCAGTGAACTTTATTTATCAGTAAAGAAATTTTCAAGATATTCAACATTGATGGACTGGTGCTATCTTGgggattagacatccaggtgatacgATACGCCTAgaagcatttactcaagcaactggatacgattttggaaacgggTTGTACCTTCGTAGGCAGCTCATCATGTCATCGAAGGAATCCATGGGGCAGTTCAAGGAGGCGGCGAGATTTTCTGTTTTTGCGGTGTCTCCCCTACGACTGGCCCCGAGCCCGGCCACGCCGCTCTGAGAGATGGCCCGGCGGTACAGCCCTCGTGTCTCCGGGGACATGACGAGCAGGGAGACCCCCCAGGCTCCGCCGGACTGGCCGAAGATGGTGACTCTGTCGGGATCTCCTCCGAAGTTCCGGATGTTCGCCTGAACCCACTGGAGAGCTTTCGCCTATAATGGAAATGTGATTTCGTGTTCAATGATAATGATTTCTCACTTGGCAATCTGGGCAGATGGTTCAAgaaattttctgttttttttttctctatatCATTAATGTGGGCACTTAAAACTCACCATGTCCATTAGCGCAACGTTGCCGTCAGTTTCGGCGTCCCGGGTCGGCAGGAAGCCCAGGTTACCCAGCCGGTAGTTGATGGTTACCATGACGACGTTATTGAGTGACGTGGGGATCTCAGCCGGGTACGTGTCTGCACTACCTATCGCCAGACCTCCTCCGTGTAACCACACCATGACCTGGGCCGGCAGAACAATGAAAAcgtcaacaacaaacaacacattgCTACCCCTCGCCATTTCCTCCTTTGTCTCTCTCCCTGCCTCTTTCTCCGTCTCCCTGTCTGTTTCTGTCTACCTCTATCTAGCTGTTCCCCAATAGCTCtgtctctctttccctctctttGCCTCTCCTTATCGTTTGTCTCCTTCTATCTTTCTACGTATCTCCGCATCCCATATCCCTCTAAGTCCTTTAACAGTTACCTCTCACTCCTTTTCTGTCTTTCACTTGTCATGCTGTCTATCTGTCTACCAGTCTCTGTCTTACCGGCAGATCCGCAGTGGAGGCCACGTTAGGCGTATAAACGTTCAGGAACAGGCAGTCCTCGCTGCTGCTGTTGCTACGGAACGGGCCGGACAGCTCGTACAGAGGCGAACCTGGCGGAAAAGGCATCTCCACAACCTGCGGGCACCGGGCTCCGAACTGGGCGGCGTCCCGGACTCCGGTCCAGCCGGCCGGGTCCTGGGGAGGGCGCCATCTGGGGAGACGGGAAAATTTTGCCATTTATTTTAGTCTTAATTGTGGATTTGGCTTCGAAGGGCATACAGCCTGGACTGGTGGTAATTATAAAGGGATGTACCTACTGACAAGGACAATATAGCAGTTTAAGCTGAGATTTCCATTTAAGTAAAAAGTATTGGTCGTGAAGAGGACGCCATCTGGGAAGACTTTCATTTATTATAATTCATTGCCAGATAGATCCTGCTGCTCGCTATGATGAAACCTATTCCCATCGCAGACTTGTAACAGCGGTGGCATCTTGGCAGAGGGGTGTGGGGTAGTTAGCCTTAAGAGCCTACACCTCCAAGCACTTAGGTGCTGGTGCCATGGTCAGAGAGAAACCACGTCGCAGATGGAGTAGCAGAGACCCTCCGTACACATGGCCTGCCGGGAAGCCACTCACACCTGGCAGCAGTATGGTGACTACACCTCTACGCGACAATCCCTTAGTATTTCTCAATAGTAAAGGGGTTCTACCGGGCAGTTcactgactgtttttttttttttttgcactttcgggcgttaCCCCTACGTGACTCCGTGGAACACCCTGCGGCCCCcgttgtatgtttgggcccggTCGGACCCCGAGTTGAtattaagtcggacttaaaatgaacccggggccTGGTAACAAAAATGCCGTTATCTACCCGGTATAAACCTGACTCCCCAGATGGCTACTCGCCTGGAAGTATGTTGACTACACCTTCCCATGACGCTTCATAAGGAAAAAGCGGACATATAAAGTATACTATAGAAGTGTTTCTTTGATGCACCGCGTCAGACTCACCTGAGGTCCCCCACAGGCGGAGCGGCGTAGGGAATCCCCTTGAAGGTGTAGATCCGGTCAAACACAGCGCCCCCTATGAACGAGGTCGGTAACTCCACTCCGTTCACTTCTCCATAGGTGGTGGGGACCACAACTCCGCCTGGATTCATGAAAGATCATCAATAACAAGTGATCAATTGATTAATAGATTGATCTGTATTATTTACTGTTTATTTACAGCAAGTCAATTTTTCGGCCCAGTTTAGGATTTAACGTCGACTCAATCTTACTGGTCAAACTCCCGGGTACAAAGTGCAAAAGTCGTAACCACAATCTTGTTACATACACAAAATGAGAccaaagcatgtccagaacaaaagatataaaaactaGCACACTTAACGTTACTATGTAAGAGTGGTTTCTGCCACAGTGTCAGTAAAAGTCGTTACCGGACATACCACTATATGGCAAGTTTTGTTTGGGTCGTGGAGACACTAAATTGAGCTGTAGAGCTGTCGTACATGAAATAGATGTAGAAGATATAATACAAGTACACCATGCACCGCTGGAAACTGCAATAAGATCATGTCCAACCCACCTGCGAGCCCCAGCAGCGCCGCCAAGACGACCACGTCCCCGACACCTGAGGTTTTACCTGCACGCCGGCCCATCGTGATCGTGTCTCTAACAAATGTGAACTCTACTCGGGAAGCGCCCTTTTATATACCTTTGCTGAATGCAAAACAACAGATGATGTCATTTGCCAATTCAAACTAAGGCGTCATATGTTTACCATCTCTACTAAGAACAAACACTGACAGACTGAGAAACAATAACTTTCTCTGAATCGAGACAGTATATTGCCAACTGATCTTGGGTTTTAAGAAGTTTTTGATCTCTTGCTTCCAATTATTTTCAATTTCCGCATGAAGACCTTTTTCTCCCTATGATAAACATTTAATGGAATGCCGTGGATATGAAGTGCACTAATTGTTCTGAATGGTGAACTCAATGTTGTAAAGAATCCCGCGGATGTGTAGATTGATCTAAGAGTTTCTTAAGTGAATGACCTGTAGCACGTTCAGTGCGTAAAGGTGaatgaccatatatggtcatcACGGTCCCAACCAGATATTACGCACAGCTCAGCTCAGGTCCCAGAGAGTTTGCCATATTCGGGCATGAAATTGCAATAAACCGGATTTGTACACCATACATTGCGAATTAAGCAGTGAGCATTCTCATTTTGGTAAGTTGCCGTCAAATGTTAAAAGGTGTCACACTGGCATATTCTGATCTCCAAAGGGGCTAAATTGGCATTCGGAAAACTTTCAACATCTTCAATTTCAACATCTCCTTAGACATTTGGTGACTGGAATTGCAAAGTCACTGtactgcatctgtatctgtatagccagtatagcTATatcctttggtgtaacacatcagcttcgcaggcacgcgaggcggcagcagctggttatactcAACGACTTGTCCCATCTAACCTTTGCACGTCTATCTGCaagtatttttaaaactatccagtgAAATTCCTATACTGTTcatggtgataacaaattccactccacTGTTTACATGACCTGACGCGACGAAACAGCCGCATTTGCCAGTTGGGACAAAGGTCATGTTATTCTTGTGTAGGGAACGTTCTGGTCGACATGGTTGCCTCCCGTGCGTTTAGCGTATTTACAGCGGTGATTCTATTTCTTACAGGTGGATCAGGTGAGATTTATTTTACGTCTTTGGCGCACATGTTCACCTGTTGTTCTCTAGAGGCAGGACACAATCTGCCCCGACGATATCATGTCCAAGAATTCCATGAACTCGTCTTCGAAACTGTGTTCGAgtaggtgcctcgagcacgtatcAGCCTCATTTCTCGAACTTTTGGTTCGTTTGAACAGAGAAATAcgtttacctacctacctacctacctagtcccttgacctccaggtcgttggggggacaaggtagacatgaagatcgagagttgcctccaggttcgtctCTCCCAAGCCAGGGTTAacctctcctgtaggctgaggccTGTCCATTCAGGGATGTTGTCTTGCCAAGCTTTTCGCTGCCGTCCACGGCGACGTTTAAGAACATCTATATGCCCACTTACATGACTTTACAAACGATGATACTTCAGAAGAGCTATTTTCTATTTAAGGTCCGACTTAAGCTTATAAGGTGAAGGTGAAAGGTTGCGTAATTCAGGTGTCACTCCACGGTAACCTTTGACACAATTTTTAGCTGTCAAGGTTGAGAAAACCCAGCGACAGAAACTATCTATTATGTCGCCGTGTATCTTTCCTAACGTAAATAAGATGTACTGTTTTGATGGAAGGTCAGAGATTTTACAACTTTGAGAAAATGTAACGATGCCGACATTTGTTCCAGACGCCGTTTATGTCTCCACCACTCATGGCGACGTGAGAGGTTCAGAGTTCCTGACCTCCTCTGTTGTCGGAAATGCTGTCTTTGACCGCGTCTTCACCTTCAAGGGGATTCCTTACGCCGCTCCGCCTGTGGGGGACCTCAGGTGGGTGCTAGGCTGATGAAGAAACAAATGGCTTACCAAGACGTACATGGTCGCGTTGAAGAATACTTAAGAAATAAAGTTGAAGAGATCCATTAGTCACttatgtacacagttaatagaatttttcatcaatcagcgactgctttttaaaggtaaacacacgaacctgcaaattttcgatggctatcagtccaccttggtcacggagtgacctagttgtCGCGAGAGtagcgagaactaggtcgagattTGCGTGGATCTCGACCTAGTTATAGTTCTCTCGCGAGAAATATCTTGTTCCGTGaccaagatggactgatagccatcggaaatttggaggtacgtgtgtttacctcaCTGATCAATGAAAAATTCTGTTAACCATTaagaaagaaataaataaatgaagaaTTGGCACAGGCGTGACATCTCGTGAGCAattgtgatgatttttttcGATGTTTCACCCAGAAGTGTGACTGCCACCATTTTGATTCTGATAATGTCTGATGACTACTATATGCAAAAAATAATGTAGAACCCTGCTAAAAAGCGGATCCTGTGCGCATGCACTGACAGTTGCCCTGAACATTTTCTCTCTGTCCTTCGCTAGGTGGCGCCCTCCCCAGGACCCCGCCAGCTGGTCAGGTGTCCGTGACGTCACAGAGTTCGGCTCCAGATGCCCAGAGGCTGAGTTCGCGCCGCCCGATCCACTTTACAACGAGATCATGGCGTTACGCGGTAACTCCAGCAGCGAGGACTGCCTGTTCCTGAACGTGTACACTCCAAACGTGTCCGCCACTGCCGACCTGCCTGTGAGTTATCCTTAAGCTTGTCTTTGTTACATTAAGCCATCGTTCTCTTCCTTAtttcttacttacttactttactttggctGAGATCCCGCCCGAACCAGGCTTGAAAGTGCTCTCCATCTCGCCCTATCCTCCATCAGGGATTTGATTTCCTTCACATCGGTAAGGTTGGTGTTATGTCTCAGGTTGTCGATGAAGGTCAGCTTTGGTCTCCGTCGGCTTCCTCCCTTTGATGGTTCCCAGAGTACAATCTTAGAGGCTATGGTGTCTGGGTGCCTGATGCAATGAGCCGCCAATTTCATTCTTCTTGACCGTATGATGCTATACATCACTGCACTCtgaatctatctatctatctaacttCTAACTAAAATCTATCATCTGTTTCAGGTGATGGTGTGGATCCATGGCGGGGGATGGTACTATGGGAGTGGTGAAACCTACCCGGCAGAGATCCCCACGTCACTCCATAACGTCGTCATGGTAACCATCAACTACCGGCTGGGTAACCTGGGCTTCCTGCCGACCCTGGACGACGACGCACCGGGCAACTTTGGTGTCTTGGACGCGGTGAGTTGATTTCCTGAGAAGGAAACTTCCTATTACATTTTTTCTTCGTTACCTCAAAGAAGTGAGGTAttctttttgtatatttgtgtctTAAGTCTGTTGCAATACAGCCATGCCAAACATTCATGATCTTGAACCTGACCAGAAGAATGGACCGATCTTGAAGCCCCGCCCCGtcatattctatttcgaacacctccgtcgaaaacagcgcttgtcggacagaactggccgccaCCGTTCtttagctgataataacgactgacCTCTGTTTAGTTTTTTGGCcatgaaatcctctcagacggCGCCGAAAAAATGCACTGctttctttgttgaaggctacatccaccGGGTACAGTCGTTAGAGGAGGGGCGGATATAGCTGcggtaagggcgttataatttcagtcaaagcggcaGCAGTATGCGCTCCATATTATTACCTTGTAGGTAGGCAGGAGTGCACGGTTTCTGACATACGGTCGATGCACGTGTAAAGCAGAGTACATATGTCTGTGACagggtttctactgcgtttttgcatacataacagctgcatgcatgctcatgataaaaacgaaattaagaagaaagcagctcgagcactcgtggagagggagcttgtactacACGCCAGATAATAGGACCCTTCTGCAAAGTCTGCTAGacagtgcagagtcccgtgtcgCATACATACTCTGCTCTACACGTGCATTCTGTCCACCAACAATGTAgtgctatgcagtggctctccctgccaaattacaaaacaactatactcggtgggtgtagtcttcaacaaagaatagcatagcatttttgttgctatttctgtcccactgggctgtttttgacggaggtgttcgaaatagaatatggtgttctacctggttctatttgttcgatatgacgtTCGATCAGGTTCGTTCAATTGTTTCAGTCACCTGTCATTCATCACATTGACTGATGAACTGTCACAGTCACTGTCACTGTCCTGTCACAGATAAAGGCCCTCGAGTGGGTGCGAGACAACATCCGGAACTTCGGAGGAGATCCCGACAGAGTCACTATATTTGGAGAGTCAGCTGGAGGCTATACTGTCTCCCTGCTCGTCATGTCTCCCATGGCAACGGGACTGTTCCACCGGGCCATCTCGCAGAGCGGCGTGGCGGGAGTTCCAGTCACACAGAAAGGCGacatcacacaaacacaaaacctCGCTCTCAGCTTGAACTGCAGCACGGACTCCTACGATGACATGATGAGCTGTCTGCGAGGGTATGTTCATCGTGGCATTCTATATAAATAAACCGATATGAAAAGTCGATATGAAAAATAAGTCGATATGAAAAGTGTAGAAAAATACTGCTTACATCTGCAGAGTGTCCGATCCAATACAGCAATAGAACTAGTCAATCAATTCATTTGAAGATAGATGAGGAATGTTatcgatgaatgttagacatccaggtaaagaGTAACTCAAggaactgggtatgattttggaaacgatcagaccaCTACCTTTCGTTGTTGACACTGAGGAGTTTTCGCAGAAACAGATTTTATGCCCTGACTATGAATTGGAAATGAAGGCAAATTCATGATAGTCCAAtaggacaaaataaaaagactaTGTTGATGCAAATCAACTTCTATTTCTTGAGGGCAGGAGCTAACGTCTTGTCCCGGGATGGGAGCGCAAAATCCAAAGTGCCGGAAACTTCCCTACGTAGACCCGTATTTCTATTGAGAGTGGGATGGAGGAATACCTTTTGTTCTGACAGGTTACCCAGTGATGACGTGTTCACGCTGATGCGTACGTCCGTGGTCATCGATGACAAGTTCCTCCTGCAAAGTCCCTGGGTGAGAATTATGCTTAGTTTGCTGTGCATGTTTGGCATACCTAAACTGCGTCGTATGGTACTAGATTATCATAATTGTACAGGTTGCTAAGTGCATCACTCCCGCCATCAGCCGAATCTATGGCAATGAAGATGTTGTTTCATCCTTGTCGTTGACTGCATTGTCACGTTGCCATTGTCGACAGTGGATAGAAGTCGGTACCAATCCGCTACCGTTTAATGATGGAACCAATTGAGACGTTTCAATACGCTAAGGCAGTTCGACTTTTGGATGTGAATTAACTCAATCGTTTGTGCTATAATCTTTTTCACAATAACGTAAATGTACCCATATTTTTATACTAATCTATAATTTACATCATTCTTCCAGACTCCAGAAAGAGTAGTGACGTATCTGTCattaatggagatccaaa contains the following coding sequences:
- the LOC118419252 gene encoding fatty acyl-CoA hydrolase precursor, medium chain-like yields the protein MPTFVPDAVYVSTTHGDVRGSEFLTSSVVGNAVFDRVFTFKGIPYAAPPVGDLRWRPPQDPASWSGVRDVTEFGSRCPEAEFAPPDPLYNEIMALRGNSSSEDCLFLNVYTPNVSATADLPVMVWIHGGGWYYGSGETYPAEIPTSLHNVVMVTINYRLGNLGFLPTLDDDAPGNFGVLDAIKALEWVRDNIRNFGGDPDRVTIFGESAGGYTVSLLVMSPMATGLFHRAISQSGVAGVPVTQKGDITQTQNLALSLNCSTDSYDDMMSCLRGLPSDDVFTLMRTSVVIDDKFLLQSPWDLRNHKSINKVDYLLGTNNDEFGYYMFFGYRDIAADGMTRAEFETYLPNDLQQIADQYLGGSVDMILQPAMDQYLDPDMADDPIYLRDQYLLLLMDAWFASPTVMMAQAQSGMPAVAWQGSSQVYQYELQHRASVFSFRPPYVGADHVDDLFFVFGIPLLRDDTGASWKYSFTQAERDLSLDMMAYWVNFATNGDPNDSTGAARMRDMVHWPRYTPSSQSYLKLHVTSSADVRLRESRMKFWNEEVPRLMGKHVFSGGTRETSCSLSVLVFTFVVFYLLA